TGGATATAGATTTTCTTGAAAAGGGTCGTCCTTATTTTTATTTCTATACAATGGGAGGCCCCTATGATAGTTTTATATCCAATGCCCTTACCATTCCAAATCTATATACGCTTCAATCTGTCAAAGAAATCCGAATTACTTTTGCCGGAAGTAAAGCCAATGGGCTTATTGCCACTACCGCCAATGGGGACAGCTTAATTGTGAAGCCTTTTCAATCGGAAAAAGATGTCTTTAAATTAGCTTTGGAATTTTCGGACAATGGCTACCCGATAGATCATATTCCATCGTTAGAATCGTCATCTTTCACAAAGACAGGAACTTTTTATACTGTTACTTTTACCATTCCGAAAAGAACAGAAATTCTGCGATACGCTCCGGAAGATCCCGCTTCGGCTGACTATTTTTATACAAAAGTGGATGGTTGGCTGGCAAGTCCCGGGTTTAAAATCAAAAATCTTTCTACCCGAACCGCAGCTGATCCCTATTCATTTTCTCAGCCCTATGCTCCTATAATTATATCGAAAATCGAATATGCCTTTTAATATCAATCGGATTTAACGTCCGTCGATATATGTTTGGATAAAACATATACTTATACAAATGAAATAGAAGGGCAAATATGCTGTATTTGCCCTTCTAAAATTGGCAAAATATATGCTTCAACGATTAATCTCTAAGTTAATAAATCGGGTAAATATCAAGAACTATCAAACAGAATAGTTCTGTACGGTGCTATCTGATTTCGATGTGTTTTGCATCGTTATTATTAAATGGAACAATTGCTAACAGCTGTGCTGAAGCACTAAGAAAGTCAGCATTATGTTGGTGTTGAAGTCAAACTTGACCTCTCCCCGAATTTAGGAGTGTTCTAAAGTAGAAAATTCCGCTGTTTTGACCTGTTTTTCGATAAACATTTCAGGTGTCAGATCCTCCAAACAGCTATGGAGTCTGAAGATATTGTATTTCTCCCTCCAGACTTCATTTTTTTCCTTCGCATCTTCCAATGACAGAAACCAATGTGCGTTTAAGCACTCGTCCCGAAAACTTCCATTGAATGACTCAATATACGGATTATCTCTTGGTTTTCAGGATATAGAGAAAACTAATTCCACCTGATGTTCATAAACTCACTAGGAATATTTTTCTTCCGGTTTATAAATCAACAGGTTCTTTAAATATACTGGTTTTCAAGTATTTCGATTGTTAATGAAAAATGTTAATTTTAAAGGAAAGTTAATACTAGACATGATGAAAAGTATAAAATGGTTACTTCTGATTTCGTATGTACTTTTTTACGAAACGTTTGTAAATGCCCAGGATAGACCCATTCCTGTTTTTCCTGCCTCATCATTTAACAAGGACCAGGCTGACGACATGCTTAATAATGGAACAGCAATATTACAGGGAGTTGTAGTAAAAAAGAAAAAGAATCCGGACAATACCTATCTGGGTATTATAATAACACTTTTTCCGTGCACATCCTATTTTGATGAATGGTATGAATTAAACAAAAAGAATAAAAAAGGAAAAACGCTTGCAATGATGTCGCCTGAAGCCTACTCTTACCGTATCGTTACAAAGGCGTCAGATAAGGATGGTACGTTCGTATTTCGAAATTTAAGACCCGGGAAATACTATCTCCAAACAATGGTACGTCAAGGTAAAATGCATGAAATGTGGAACCAGGTAGGCACGTCAATGTCTGTTGGTTACAATATATATGGTCAGGCTGTCACCTCTTACTCTCGACCGATATATGAGGACTTTAAGTTGTTTTACGAGACAGACGACCTAGTGAAAACCTTAGTCGAAGTTACCTCCGAAGGGCAGATTGTAAATGTTAAGCTTTAAAAAACTAACTATGAAATGTTGTAAAATACTATTTAGCTTCATTTTATTGATGCTATGTCTATCTTCCGTTAACGCGCAGGTCGTAAATTTCCCTGATCAAAGTTTCAAACAGGCACTCATTAATAAGAAAGTAGATGCCAACAATGATGGTGAGATACAGGTATCAGAAGCGCAGAAGGTTACCAAATTGTATCTGGAAGAGACCGCCTTTTCATCTATGGAAGGCATAAAAAGCTTTAAGAATCTAGAGGAATTTGGCACATACAAAAACAAAATCAGGCAGGTAGATTTGCAAGGGATGACCAACCTTAAACGCTTGTACCTTGTGGGCAGCGAAATAGAAATATTAAATATAACAGGTTGCGTCAATCTTGAGCACCTGTCGCTAATTGGCAATAGGCTAAAAGATATAGACATAACCGCATTTAAAAAACTGACGGAACTTAGCCTGAATTACAATCAGCTTACTAGAATAGAGATACACAATTATCCTGAGTTAAGGACAGTAAATCTTTCAAACAATAGTATTGTTGATTTCAAGATCGATAGTTGCCCCAAACTGCAGTCCCTCATGATTCAGAAAAACAGAATAGCAGGGGATTTAGATCTCACCAGATTTCTGGATATGCACGATTTTTCAGCCGACAATAATTTGCTTTCAGCTGTAAACATCCGTGGCTTAAAGAAGCTGGCATCTTTTTCCTGTTTGTATTGTAATGTTACCACACTGAATTTAAGCGGTACAGAAAGCTTAGTCGATCTGATATGGTAAAGTTATCGAACATAATTTACATGACTGCTAGAACATAGATCTTGTCGCTAACGCGCTGCTCGACGACAGGAAAATAATTACTAGACGGATAGTGGTAAATACAAATACCCAAATATAAAAACATTAGAAACATACGTGTTATGATATTGAATGGTGAGAAAATGCTGGTTGAGTGATTTAAAAGTCGACGTTTCTAGCACTGGCTTCACTTGTCTCAACGCAATGTTCCAGTTCTCGGATCTTTGCTTTCATAATCTCTATCGTTCCAGATGTTAAAGGAATTCGAAACAAGCTATCCGAATTAATTACTGCTTCAATAATAGCATGTGCGGCCTTTACCGGATCTCCCGATTGTTTGCCGTCCATGTTTTTGGTACCGATTCTAATGTTCCCTAATTTATTTGTATAATCTTGTAGTTCATTTTTGGCGTACCGAACGGATGATCCAAAAAAACCAGTGCGCAAAGCTCCTGGTTCTGCAAGCAGCACTTTTATACCAAATGGTTCAACTTCTTGTTTCATAGCCTCACTCATTCCTTCTAATGCAAACTTGCTCGCCGCGTAAATACCATTTCCAACCCCAGCAGCAATACCCGCACGAGAGGATATTTGTACGATGGAACCTTGCCCGCGGGCTCTCATATGCGGAAGCACGTTCTGGCAGAGCTTCCATACCGAAATGAAGTTCACCTGAAATTGATCATTAATCTCCCACTCCTCAAACTCTTCGAGCATACCGAATGCACCAAATCCAGCATTGTTTACCAAAACATCAATTTGTTTATGATCCTTAATTATTTTTTCAATAAGCGAAGGTATCTGCTCCGTCTCTTTTAAATCAATTATAAATGCTTTGGCGGGTATATTTCTCTCGAAACTCACTTTATCTTCTTCCTTGCGCACTGTACCAATGACGATGTCTCCCATAACGGTAGCTTGTCTTGCTATTTCTCGGCCTAGCCCCTGCGATACACCTGTAATAAGCCACACTTTCTGTTCCATATTTTACTTCTTTGTATTACTTAAACAAAAGTATTCGATACCTTTACCAAATACAAGTACCTACAAATTTGTATGTACATACAATAAATTTATGCGAAAGAAAAGCTCAACAAATTTTCTGAATGAAACAGATCTGCTGGAAAGCTGCGGTATGTTCTATACCTTGTCTATTATTGGTGGCCGTTGGAAAATCGGCATATTAGCCTCCTTATTGGACAATAAAGTTTTACGCTACTCAGAGATAAAAAACAAACTTATGAATATTACAGAAAGAATGCTGATCAAACAACTTAAAGAACTGCAGAACGATGGCCTCATCGTTCGGACCGATTATAAAGAAATTCCACCTAAAGTGGAATACCGCATCAGTGAAAAAGGTAAAAGTCTCGAAACTGTTTTGCTTACCTTACAACATTGGGGTAAGCAATACCGAAATTATTGAGCATGTCTCCAATATACAATATATCATTCGCTCCCCCTTGTCCTCATCTTCTATCTGCAGTCCTTCCAATTCAGCGCCAACGATTCATAAATCTCATCAAGCGAATTGTAAATCTTTTCATAAACAAAACGCAAACCTATATATATTTAAATTTAAGATGACGATGTTGAAAAATTATCAATTCAGTAAAAATCCGCTGTATTATGTTTATGCGCTGATCTGGTTGGGCGTGTTCATGACCTTTGCCTTCTACCTTTTCTCAGGGGCGATGTTCAGGCCGGAGAACGGCAAGATCCATATTGTTGCAATTCTTATTGGTTGGGTGGTGCAATATCTTGGCCTAACACTGACTTGCCTGATCATCCTACTTTTAGGAATATACAAGGCATTACGAACTGTGTTGGATAAAAAAGAAAATTGATTCCCTATAATCTTTGTATAACATGACAACAGAATAATTCAAGTATAGCCGTATTCACTCAAAATGAAATTGATTATATTAATATGACTGTCTCTTTTGCTCGATTTGATGATATATTAGAAAAGTTTTCATGTATTTTTAGTATTGAAAATAGAGCAAGAGTTGAGCAATAATTTATTCAGAAAATGGGATATAGAAGTTATTTATATCTGAGAAAAACCGGCAGAAATTTATACCTCTTTGAGGCAAACAATTCATTGCCATTTTTTTGGATTACACTTATAGACAAAACAATATTAAAAAAATATTTTCAGGATTGGCAAAAGTCTCTAGCGCATCAAGAAGCCTATAATCAACAGAAATTTGAACAATTTTCAGAACTAAATCCTACTAGTATTACTATAAGCGAACAAGCTTTAAATATGAACTCGTCAAAAAGCAGGATATTTTTACAAAAGCATTTTCCAGAAACAATTCCACTATTTGATGATTTTATTACGTATATCAAAGCACAATTTGAAACCGATGACAAGCTGGAAATTGACATAACTCAATTGTCCGCATTTTACAATTCGCTAAATAATTTCTACAACATACTTGACAATGAATTGAATGCAATAGAAGCAGATAATCCGGCCGACATAAAATTTTTAGTAATTAAAGATCTAATCGGACAAGGAACTGGATTTGCGATGAGTGAAAACAAAGAATTTTCATCATTTTTGTCTTATCAGAAAGAACTAAAAAACAGGAATATCGCAGTTATTGTAGAAAAACAAAAATTCAACAAGAAATCATTAATAATTGCCATTATCTTATTTCTGTTATGTCCTGTTTTTTCAATAATTGCATACAAAATGTATAAAGACGAAGGGCTTACAGCTATGATTGCATTGATAGGAATTTTAAATCTAGGGTTTTATTATTTTTCGATTTGGTCTCTAAATAAAGAAATCAATAACTTTCTCGAAAAAAGGACTTGACTTAACCAAATAATGGTTGACCATAGAGGGAGCAGATATTGACCTCTCTCCGAATTTAGGAGTGTTCTAAATAGAAAATCCGTCTGTTTTTCGGGGAGAGGTCAAATTATAATTTACGACAGAAAACACCCAAAAATATACTACTGATTCAATAATCCAGAGACGAATATATTAGTGAAATTCTGTAATTTTATTAAACCATGTAGTAGATCTAGTAAAAATCGGTTCTTTAGGAAAGGGATTGCATGAACTAGATTTTTGAAAGGATTGAATTAACGCAACTTTTTATAACAGTACTATATAAAATATTTATGTTGATAAACAGAAATGAAATGTTAAGGCTGTCCGATGAAATTTCAGACATGCTAATAAAGGAAAACTATAATCATACTCAAGTTATGGCAATGTCACACGAGAAGCTAATTTCATACTCAGAAAAGCTTGCATTGCTTTATGACATGGATGAGTCTATCCGTGATGCTTTCCATGAGGAAGATACATTAGATTATTTTAAGATATTGCTGAAATTTGACGTTGCCTATAAAACCAGATTTCAGAAATAGGATCCCTCAATTTGGCAAGTTTTATTTTTTACAAACGCCAATTAAAATAATACCAACTATTTCTGAATATTGATTCGGAAATCATTAATTCCTCCTACATGAAAAGCCGTTCAAAAAAAGCTCGTAGCTACATGGTAGATTTCAAACGCCCTTCGTCCGATAAAAGCTGATCCACATATACCCTAATCTCCTTTGGTAACATCAGATATACTGGTGTTTTTAAATTCTCCTTTTGCTCGCCCTTCTCAGTAAAAATACCTTTAAACCCTTCATTAAGCCATTTTCCTTCGTCTTCCAAATAGGCGCTATATCTATTATCCAAAATTTCAATAATGTTTTTACTATTTTTCATTTGTTC
The window above is part of the Sphingobacterium sp. ML3W genome. Proteins encoded here:
- a CDS encoding leucine-rich repeat domain-containing protein, with protein sequence MKCCKILFSFILLMLCLSSVNAQVVNFPDQSFKQALINKKVDANNDGEIQVSEAQKVTKLYLEETAFSSMEGIKSFKNLEEFGTYKNKIRQVDLQGMTNLKRLYLVGSEIEILNITGCVNLEHLSLIGNRLKDIDITAFKKLTELSLNYNQLTRIEIHNYPELRTVNLSNNSIVDFKIDSCPKLQSLMIQKNRIAGDLDLTRFLDMHDFSADNNLLSAVNIRGLKKLASFSCLYCNVTTLNLSGTESLVDLIW
- a CDS encoding SDR family NAD(P)-dependent oxidoreductase, producing the protein MEQKVWLITGVSQGLGREIARQATVMGDIVIGTVRKEEDKVSFERNIPAKAFIIDLKETEQIPSLIEKIIKDHKQIDVLVNNAGFGAFGMLEEFEEWEINDQFQVNFISVWKLCQNVLPHMRARGQGSIVQISSRAGIAAGVGNGIYAASKFALEGMSEAMKQEVEPFGIKVLLAEPGALRTGFFGSSVRYAKNELQDYTNKLGNIRIGTKNMDGKQSGDPVKAAHAIIEAVINSDSLFRIPLTSGTIEIMKAKIRELEHCVETSEASARNVDF
- a CDS encoding helix-turn-helix domain-containing protein — its product is MRKKSSTNFLNETDLLESCGMFYTLSIIGGRWKIGILASLLDNKVLRYSEIKNKLMNITERMLIKQLKELQNDGLIVRTDYKEIPPKVEYRISEKGKSLETVLLTLQHWGKQYRNY